One Ornithinicoccus hortensis genomic window, TCAGACGCCTCTTTGACCGATAATCTTCCTGTCGAACTGCGTCCACACAGAACTCTATCCCGTCCGAGGCGCCATTTCGATGTCTCAGGGGGTACGTCGGCGGAGCGTCAACGAGCCGAGCGCCAGCGCGACGACCCCGAAGGCGGCCAGCACCAGCAGGTCGACCGCGACGTCGGGCAGCGGATCGGGTTGGCGGGCGACGGCCAGCATGGCGTCCACCGCGTAGGACAGCGGCAGCACGTCGGAGAGCCACTCCAGCACGCGGGGCAGCTGCTCGCGGGGCACGATCAGCCCACAGAGCAGGAACTGGGGCAGCACGAACGCCGGCATGAACTGCACCGCCTGGAACTCGGTCCGGGCGAAGGCGCTGGCGAACAGCCCCAGGGCGGTGCCGACGACCGCGCCGGCCACCGCCACGACCACCAGCAGCCAGACCGGTCCCCGGACCTCCAACCCGCACACCCAGACGGAGAACCCGGTCGCGATGAGTCCCTGCACGACGGCCAGCGACCCGAAGGCGAGGGCGTAGCCCAGCAGGAAGTCACCCCGCCCCAGCGGCGTGGACAGCAGCCGCTCCAGGGTCCCTCCGGTCCGCTCCCGCAGCGTCGCCACGCTGGTCACGATGAACATCACGACGAACGGGAAGATGCCCAGCACCGGGGCCCCGATGAGGTCGAACAGCCCGGTGTCCTGGGCGATCCAGGCGAGCAGCCCGATCAGCACGCAGGGCACGACCAGGAGCAGCGCGAGGGTGCGGTGGTCGGCGCGCAGCTGGGCCAGGACCCGCCGGGTGGTGGCCAGCGTCAGGGCCGGGTTCATCGCCGCCCCCCGCGCTCGATGAGGGCCAGGAAGGCTCCCTCGGCATCGGCCGCCCCGGTCGCCTCCAGCAGGTCCGGCAGGGGGGCGTCGGCCAGCACCGCGCCGTCGCGGAGCAGGACGAGCCGGTCGCACCGGGTCGCCTCGTCCATCACGTGGCTGGACACCAGCAGCGTGGTCCCCCGGTCGGCCAGCTCGTGGAACAGGTCCCACAGGTCGCGGCGCAGCACGGGGTCCAGCCCGACGGTGGGTTCGTCCAGGACGAGCAGCTCGGGGTCGCCCACGAGCGCCATCGCCAGGGAGACCCGGGAGGCCTGGCCGCCGGAGAGCCGCGCGACCTCCCGGTCGGCGTGGTCCCCGAGGTCCACCCGGTCGATGGCCCGGTCCACGGCGCCGCAGGGCGCCCGGAGGATCTGGGCGAAGTAGTCCAGGTTGTCGCGCACCGTCAGGTCGCGGTACACGCTCGGCGTCTGGGTCACGTAGCCGACCCGGTGGCGCAGGCCCGCGGAGCCCGCCGGCTGTCCCAGCACGGTCACCTCGCCGGCGGCGACCACCTGCACCCCGACGACCGTGCGCAGCAGCGTGCTCTTGCCGCTGCCGCTGGGCCCGAGCAGCCCGACCACCTGGCCGGCCGGCACGGTGAGCGCCTCGATGTCCACGACGCACCGCCCGCCGCGCTCGACCCGCAGGCCCCGCACGCCGAGCGCGGGATCGGGAGCCAGGCGGGGAGGCGCCATACGAGGAAATCTACTCCGGTATCGGCGTCCGCGCCCGGTCCTGGCCAAGGTGCTCCCGGGTGAAGGCGAGCGCCTCGGCCAGGTCGAGTTCGCGTCGTTCCGGATCGAGCTTGCGGGTGCCCACCTCGATGGTGACCGCCCCGGCATACTCCTGGTCCAACAGCCACCGGAGCAGCTCGGCGCACGGCTGGTCCCCGCGGCCGGGGACCAGGTGCTCGTCCTTGAAGGAGCCGAGGCTGTCGGCCAGGTGGATGTGGGAGACCCGCGCCCCCAGCTTCTCGGCCAGGTCCACGGCGTCGACCTGCCCGGTGGCGGCGTGGGAGACGTCCAGGGTCACGTGCGCGTAGTCCTGGTCGAGCGGGTCCCAGTGCGGCAGGTAGGCCTGCATCTCGGAGGTGGCGGCCCGCCAGGGGAACATGTTCTCGACCGCGATCTTGATGCCGTCCAGGTCCTGCTCCCGCCGGGACACCCCCTCGACGAAGCCCGAGGCGTACTCCCGCTGCCAGCGGAACGGTGGGTGCACGACGACGGTGTCCGCGCCGACGTCGGCGGCCAGCTGCAGCGAGCGGTCGATCTTGCCCCACGGCTGCCAGCCCCAGATCCGCTGGCTGAGCAGCAGGGTGGGGGCGTGGATCGCGCCCACCGGCAGGCCGTGCAGGTCCGAGAGGGCCCGCAGCGCCCCGGCCTCCTGGGTCACCGGGTCGGTCCAGACCATCACCTCGACGCCGTCGTAGCCGAGACGTTCGGCCAGGTCGAAGGCGTAGGCGCAGTTCTCCGGGTAGACCGAGGCGGTGGACAGCAGGACCGGCAGCGTCATTGCGACATCCAGTCCAATCGCCGCAGGATGACGCCCTCGCGCAGCGCCCACGGGCAGATCTCCAGCTCCTCGATGTCGAACAGCTCCATCACCGACTCGACCACGATCGCCCCGGCCAGCACCTGCGGTGCGCGGGCCTCGGACACGCCGGGCAGGGCGCTGCGCTCCGCGGCGGTCATCGCCGCGAGTTCGGGCACCCGGGCGGTCAGGTCGGCCCGGGCGAGGGTGCGCCGCACGTACGGCCCCTCCCCGCTCGGGGCGGCGCCACAGACCCGGCCCAGGGCGCGGATCGTCTTGCTGGAGCCGACCACCCGGTCCGGGACCCCGACCTTCTTGATGTCGCGGCGCACGTCGGCGATTTCCGCCCGGACGTTCTTGCGCAGCTCCTTGAGCTGGCCCGGGGTCGGCGGGTCGCCGTCCAGCTCGCGGGTCAGCCGTCCTGCCCCCAACGGCAGGCTGACCGCGACGTCGGCGTCCTCGTCGATGCCGGCGGCCAGTTCCAGCGATCCGCCGCCGATGTCGACCAGCAGCAACCGGCCGGAGGACCAGCCGAACCAGCGGCGGGCCGCCAGGAAGGTCAACCGGGACTCGTCCTCCCCGGCGAGCACCTGCAGGCCCACGCCGGAGGCCGCCTCGACCTGGGCGAGCACCTCGTCGGTGTTGCCGGCGTCCCGGATCGCGCTGGTGGCAAAGCCCATCAGCTCGGACACGCCCCGGCTCTCCGCCACCTCGGTGCACTCCTGCACGAAGTCCGTCAGCATCTGCGCGCCGGCCGCCGAGATGTCGCCGTCGGGGGTGAGGTGCTCGGCCAGCCGCAGGACCACCTTGTGCGAGTAGTCCGGGAGTGGGTGCGCCCCCGAGTAGGCGTCGACCACCAACAGGTGCACGGTATTGGATCCGACGTCGATCACACCCAGGCGCATGTTCTGCAGGTTAGTCCCCCCGGGGCCGGGTTGCCGCACCCGCGGTCCCGTCCGGGTCCGGCCGGGGAGCGTCGGGCGGGGCATCCGGCACGGCCTCGGCGGGGGTGGGCACGAGCGTATGGGGTGCCGTCACGTGGGCGGGTCGGCCCCGTCCTCCGCCGTAGGAGATCTGCCGCACCGGTGGCCGGTTGACGAGGTCGGCCAGGAACACCTTCCGGGCCGCCAGGATGAGCGCCCCCGCGGCCACGAAGAGCACCCCGGCGATGCCCCAGGCGGCCTGGTAGCCCACCCACCCGACGACGGCCCCGAACAGGGCGGGCCCGGTGGCGCCGCCGATGAAGGCCCCACCCTGCACCATGCCCGACGCGGCCCCCGGCGCGTCGCGCCCGACCCGGACGACGGCATACAGCAGCAGACCCGGCCAGGACCACCCGAGCGCGAAGGCGACGAAGCCGGCGAGGACCACCGTGGCGGGCGACTCGATCGCGAGCACCCCCAGGGCCAGTCCCCCGATGACCATCTGCAGCGCCACGCCCGGCAGGTTCCGTCCGTGCCGCCC contains:
- a CDS encoding ABC transporter permease — encoded protein: MNPALTLATTRRVLAQLRADHRTLALLLVVPCVLIGLLAWIAQDTGLFDLIGAPVLGIFPFVVMFIVTSVATLRERTGGTLERLLSTPLGRGDFLLGYALAFGSLAVVQGLIATGFSVWVCGLEVRGPVWLLVVVAVAGAVVGTALGLFASAFARTEFQAVQFMPAFVLPQFLLCGLIVPREQLPRVLEWLSDVLPLSYAVDAMLAVARQPDPLPDVAVDLLVLAAFGVVALALGSLTLRRRTP
- a CDS encoding ABC transporter ATP-binding protein, whose product is MAPPRLAPDPALGVRGLRVERGGRCVVDIEALTVPAGQVVGLLGPSGSGKSTLLRTVVGVQVVAAGEVTVLGQPAGSAGLRHRVGYVTQTPSVYRDLTVRDNLDYFAQILRAPCGAVDRAIDRVDLGDHADREVARLSGGQASRVSLAMALVGDPELLVLDEPTVGLDPVLRRDLWDLFHELADRGTTLLVSSHVMDEATRCDRLVLLRDGAVLADAPLPDLLEATGAADAEGAFLALIERGGRR
- a CDS encoding sugar phosphate isomerase/epimerase family protein gives rise to the protein MTLPVLLSTASVYPENCAYAFDLAERLGYDGVEVMVWTDPVTQEAGALRALSDLHGLPVGAIHAPTLLLSQRIWGWQPWGKIDRSLQLAADVGADTVVVHPPFRWQREYASGFVEGVSRREQDLDGIKIAVENMFPWRAATSEMQAYLPHWDPLDQDYAHVTLDVSHAATGQVDAVDLAEKLGARVSHIHLADSLGSFKDEHLVPGRGDQPCAELLRWLLDQEYAGAVTIEVGTRKLDPERRELDLAEALAFTREHLGQDRARTPIPE
- a CDS encoding Ppx/GppA phosphatase family protein; translated protein: MRLGVIDVGSNTVHLLVVDAYSGAHPLPDYSHKVVLRLAEHLTPDGDISAAGAQMLTDFVQECTEVAESRGVSELMGFATSAIRDAGNTDEVLAQVEAASGVGLQVLAGEDESRLTFLAARRWFGWSSGRLLLVDIGGGSLELAAGIDEDADVAVSLPLGAGRLTRELDGDPPTPGQLKELRKNVRAEIADVRRDIKKVGVPDRVVGSSKTIRALGRVCGAAPSGEGPYVRRTLARADLTARVPELAAMTAAERSALPGVSEARAPQVLAGAIVVESVMELFDIEELEICPWALREGVILRRLDWMSQ